Genomic window (Dictyoglomus thermophilum H-6-12):
AATTTTTGTGTAATTGAGAATTATGATAATACCAATGTTGAAATTTATGAATCTTTTTGGTATTTTAAAGAAGATTTGCTAATATATTTTGTATCTGCACCGTTTTTTTTGAGAAAAATGGTAAGATTTATAGTAGGTAGTATGGTAGAGGTGGGATTGAAGAAAAAGGAATTAGAGGATTTAGAAAAATATTTAAAAGATAGAAAAGAAGAAAGATTTTCAAGTCCAGCTCCTGCTAGTGGACTTTATCTTTTTAAGATAGATTATTGACATATTAAAGAAATCTGTATTAAAATGCTACGGGAAAGGAGGAAAAAAGAATGAAAACTTTTATGGCAAAAAAGGAAGAGATAAAGAGAGAATGGTATGTGGTAGATGCGAAGGGAAAGGTTCTTGGTAGATTAGCTTCTGAAATAGCTAAAATATTGAGAGGAAAACATAAGCCAATTTATACTCCACATGTAGACACAGGTGATTTTGTGATTGTTGTGAATGCAAAAGATGTAGTTCTTACTGGCAAGAAAGAACAGCAAAAGATATACTTCTTCCATTCAGGGTATCCTGGAGGTCATAGACTTATTTCTGCAAAGGATATGAGAGCAAAAAGTCCTGAGAAAATGATTTATCTTGCTGTTAAAGGTATGCTCCCTAAAGGTCCTCTTGGTAGAAAGATGTTGAAAAAATTAAAGGTTTATGCTGGGCCTGAACATCCTCATCAAGCACAAAAACCAAAAGAATTGAATATATAGTGGGAGGGATAGATGTTGGAATTTACTTCTCAAGATGTTAAAGTGATACATGAGGTTGGAGGAAGAAAGACTTCAAGAGTGAAAGTATGGTTGCGTTTTCCTGGAGAAGGTAAAATTATTGTTAATGATAAACCTTTAGAAGAATACTTCGGGGGAAGAATATTTTTCCATAAAATAGCTAAAAAACCTTTAGAATTAACAGGAATGTTAGATCAGGTGGATGTGGTTGCTCAAGCAATTGGTGGAGGTGTCAGTGCTCAGGCACAAGCTCTTGCTCATGGGATTGCAAAAGCTCTTGTAGCATTAAAAGAGGATTGGAGAACTCTACTCAAAAAAGAGGGATTACTTAAGAGAGATCCCAGAGAGAAAGAAAGAAAGAAGTATGGTTTGAAGAGAGCAAGAAGAGCACCACAATACTCGAAGCGTTAATTTGTATTTATGGATCTACGAGAGTATATAGTAGGGCTTGCTCGTAAAGCTATAGAGACTTATTTAAGGGAGGGGAAAATAATAACTCCCCCTCCTGATTTACCTGATTATTTAAAAAAAAGAGCAGGAACTTTTGTTTCTTTACATAAGAGATCTACTGGTGAATTAAGAGGGTGTATAGGTACTATACTACCTACCACCTCTAATATTGCAGAAGAAATAATAAGAAATGCCATAAGTGCAGCTACTGAAGATCCAAGATTTCCTCCTGTTACTTTGGATGAACTTGATGATATAGAGATATCTGTTGACGTACTTTCTCCCTTAGAGGAAGTAAGAGATATTAGAGAACTTGATCCTAAAAAGTATGGGGTTGTAGTAGAGAAGGGTTGGAGGAGAGGGGTACTCCTTCCTGATCTTGAGGGAGTAGATACCATAGAGGATCAATTATCTATTGCTTTAGCAAAGGCTGGAATTTCTCCTTACGAAAATTTTAAAGTTTACAGATTTTCAGTAACTAGATTTAAGGAATGATTGATGAAAGAGGCTTTATATTACCAAAGATTAGAGAATCAGAAGGTTCAGTGTTTATTGTGTCCTCATCATTGTATTATAGCTCCAGGAAAAAGAGGAATTTGTGGCGTAAGAGAAAATATTGAGGGAACTTTATATTCGTTAGTATACGGAAAGGCTAGCTCTATTGCTTTAGACCCTATCGAAAAGAAACCTCTTTATCATTTTTATCCAGGTTCAGCTATTCTCTCCATAGGTACTGTAGGTTGTAACTTTAAGTGTCCTTTTTGTCAAAATTGGAGTATATCTCAAGTTACTCCTGAGGATATTTTTTTGGAAGAGGTAAACAAAGATCTGTTGTTGGGGTTGGCATTAAAGAATGGATCTATCGGGATCTCATACACTTATAATGAACCCTTTATATGGTATGAATTTGTTTTAGATGTTGCTAAGTATTTTAAGGAAAACAACCTTAAAAATGTATTGGTTACAAATGGTTTTGTAGAGGTAGAGCCTTTTTTAGAGATGGCTCCATATATTGATGCTATGAATATTGACATAAAGTCAATAAATGAAGAATTTTACAGGAATTTATGTAAAGGATCTCTTAAAAATGTAAAGAAAATAATAGAGATTGCATATAGTAAAGGAATTCATATAGAGCTGACCAATCTAATAATTCCTGGTTATAACGATAGCAAAGAGGAAATAATAGCTCTGATAGATTATGTGGCAAGTATAAGTCCAGATATTCCTTTGCATTTTACCAGATATTTTCCTGCATATAAATTTACAGTTCCTCCTACTCCTATAGAGATATTAAGGTTTGCCTATAAAGAAGCAAGAAAGAAGCTAAATTTTGTCTATTTAGGAAACATATGGGATGTGGAAGGAAGTACAACCTTTTGTCCTAAATGTGGTAAGGATTTGATTGTAAGAGAAGGGTATTTTATAAGAAAAAATCTTTTAAAAACCTCTAATATATGTCCTTACTGTGATACTTCTATCCCTATTCACGTAGGGGGAAGATAGAAATGGGGAAGATATTGAGGAATAAGAAATTGAGAGGATATTTTGTTTTTTTTGTAATATTGTTAACATTTTTGGCTTACAGTTATTATGATTGGTTAAAAGATTCTCCCTGGAGAGAAAAATGGAAGAATTTAGAGAAGTATGTGGGGAAAGAAATAACTTTAAAAGGTGAGGCTACAAATCCCTATGGTATTTGGGGCAGTGTGTATTCTGCCTATTCTTTGACTTTTGAAAATTTTCAAATTACAGTACTAAGTACTACTGGTATTCCGGCAGAAGGAGAAAATTTGATTGTTACAGGAGAAGTGAGAAAGAATTTTGAGGTGGTAGGTCTTTGGCAAGGTAAGGAGGTAAGAGAAACTTATCCTATCGTAGTAATTGAGAAGGAGAGGAGAGAAATAAAATGAGAAAATTTTTTGGAACGGATGGTATAAGGGGAATTGTGAATGAGATACTTACTCCTGAACTTGCTTATAAGCTGAGTAGGGCAATAATTGGTTATTTTAAAGATGTTAAGAAAAAGAAGGTAATAATTGGAAGTGATACAAGGAATTCTAAAGATATGTTGAAATCAGCTTTAATTGCTGGTTTTACTTCGGGGGGAATGGATATATTAGATGTGGGAGTTGTTTCTACTCCTAGTTTATCTTATTTAGTTAAAAAGTATGATGATGTTTTATTAGGGATTATGATTTCTGCTTCTCATAATCCTGTAGAGTATAATGGAATAAAAATATTCAAGAGTGATGGATTTAAACTTGAAGATAATGTTGAAGCAACGATTGAGGAATATATTCTAAGGGAAGATGATTATTTTAGAGCAAGCCCAAGAGAAATTGGTGTGATCTACAATTTTACTCAAGCCTTAGAAGATTACAAAAATTACTTAAAAGAGATAATTGGAGAAGATTTCAGAGGGTATAAGATTATGTTGGATTGTGCTTTTGGATCTTTATCTGAGATAGCACCTACTGTTTTTAAGGAATTAGGGGCAGAAGTTATAGCTTATAATACTAATTATAACGGTATAAATATCAATGATAATTGTGGCGCTGTTTATCCTGAGATAGGCAGGAACCTTTTTTTAAAATCAGGTGCTCATATAGGTTTTACCTACGACGGAGATGGGGATAGAGTAATTGCTTTTTCAGAAGATGGAGAAATAGTGGATGGAGATGTGTTGATCGGAATTTTTGCAAAGTATCTTAAAGAAAGGGGATTACTTAGAGGTAACAAAATTGTTGGTACTGTTATGACAAATTTAGGTCTTGAGGAATATTTAAAAAGACTTGGTATAGGGCTTATCAGGGCTAAGGTTGGAGATAGATATGTTCTGGAGGAAATTTTAAAAAATAATTTAAATCTTGGCGGAGAGACTTCGGGACATATAATCCTTTTTGATTATATGCCTACGGGAGATGGTTTATTAACTTCTCTCTTTTTGCTTAAGATACTAAAAGAAAGAGGGATAAAGCTTTCTGATTTGGCAAAAGAAATAAGAATCTTTCCTCAAGTACATGAGAAGATACACATAAAAGATATCTATATTACAGAGGAAGATGAAAAAGAGTTTAGAGGGATAGCAGAGGAGGTGATAAATGGGAAAAATATAAGATATATAGTGAGGAAATCTGGAACTGAACCAGTAATAAGGATAACGGTGGAAGGAGATGTCCCTAAGGAAGATTTAACTAATATAGCTTTAGAGATTAAAAACAGGATAATTGATTTTTTAAGAAGATCTAAGCGCCAGGACTTACCCTCAAAAGGGGTAAGTTGACGAGGTGGAGGTTTATCGAGGTTTTCGGCGGATGCCTCCAGGTAGTTGCTACCTACCTTAAGGAGACTCACAAAACTGGTGGGTGACTGCCAGGACAAAAGGTCTCCAGTAGCATTAGGGGCTATCTCCTTCTCCAAAAAACGAAAGGAGGAGGAGAAGAATGTGCGGTATTTTTGGTTACGTTGGGAACAAAAATTGTATTCCCTATATTATCTCAGGTTTGGAGAAATTAGAATATAGAGGATATGATTCAGCAGGTATTGCTTATTTAAAAGATAAAAACTTAGAAATAAAGAAGATCGTTGGAAAGGTACAAAACTTGAAAGAAATATTGGATTTTAATGATTTTTCAAATGTGGGGATAGGGCATACAAGGTGGGCTACCCATGGAGGAATATCTGTTGAGAATGCTCATCCTCATACTGATTGCGAGGGAAACATTGCAGTGGTTCATAATGGGATCATAGAAAATTATAAAGAACTAAAAAACTTTTTAATGAGCAAAGGACATAAATTTAGAAGTCAAACAGATACAGAAATAGTTCCTCATCTTTTAGAAGAAATGGTCGATAAAGAGGGAATGAATTTAGAGGAGGCTTTAAAAGAACTATTCAAGAAATTAGAAGGGGCTTTTGCATTATTAATAATAGATAAAAGAAGATCCAGCATTTTATATGCTCTAAGAAAACAGAGTCCACTCATTGTTGGGTTTGGGACAGGTGAAAACTTTGTTGCCTCAGATATTCCTGCTTTAGGAGATTATACAGAAAGATTCTATTATCTAAAGGATAATCAAATGGCGATAGTTTCTGATAAAGAAATAAAAGTCTATGATTTGAAAACTAATAATTACATAGAGGTAGAGCCTATAATTGTTCCTCAGGATGGTATTAGAGCAGAAAAGAATGGATATCCGCATTTCATGTTAAAAGAGATTTTTGAACAACCTTTAGTAGTAAGAAGAATACTCTCTACTTTAGAGAGAGATAAAGATAAGTTTATTTTTGAAGACATTAAAAATGTGGATATTTCTTGGGAAAAAATTAGGAAAGTATTTATTGTGGGTTGTGGTACTTCTTACCATGCAGGATATTATGCTAAATTTTTATGGGAAAAAGAGTTACCTTATTTTATAGAAGTTGAGCTTGCCTCTCAAATGCATCATCGCAATTTAAACATTCCTGAAGAGACTTTATTTATAACTATAAGTCAGTCAGGTGAAACTGCAGACGTAATTTCTACTTTGAGGAAGGTAAAAGAAAATGGATTTAAAGTTCTGTCCTTAGTTAATAATCCTCAAAGTACAGTAGCAAGGGAGAGTGATTACTTTATTAATTTGAGGGCTGGTGTTGAAATAGGTGTTGCAGCAACAAAGACTTTTATGGCTGAACTTGTTTATCTCGAACTTCTTAAGGAGTATATCAAAAGTAGACTTTACAACATAAAAATTGATTTAGATAAGTGGAATATGCTTCCTACATATTTGGAGAGTTATCTCTCTCAAATAAAAGATCGAGTATTTGAAGTGGCAAAAAAGTATTACCACAAAAGGAATTTTCTATACCTTGCAAGGGGAAAAAATTTCCCTCTTGCTTTAGAGGGAGCATTAAAATTAAAGGAAATATCTTATATACATGCGGAAGGTATTCCTGCAGGAGAGATGAAACATGGTCCAATAGCACTATTAGATCCCGAGACACCAGTTTTTGGTATAGTGTATAAAGATGAGACCTATTCTAAGATGATAAATAATCTTGAGGAAGCAAAGGCAAGAAAGGCTCCTATTATTGCTATTGGCAATGAATGGGATGAAAAGTTAGAAAGTCTTGTAGATGATTTGATTCCTGTCCCTAATGTTGATCCTTTTTATTATCCTTATATGGGAGCGATGGTGTTACAGCTTTTTGCATATCATGTAGCAAATCTCCTTGGAAGAGAAATAGATCAGCCAAGAAATTTGGCTAAATCCGTAACTGTGGAGTAGTGGTTGAAGACGATGGAAAACGTTACTCTTGAGGTTGGTCTTGATATTGTAGAGATAGAGAGAATAAAAAAGGCTTGTGAGAAGCATAAAAGCTTTAAAGAAAGGATATATTCTCATGAAGAATTAAGACAACTGGGGAATAGAAAAGATATTTATGCTTCCTTAGCTGCACGTTTTGCAGCTAAGGAAGCCTTTATAAAGGCTTTGGGGGGCAGATATGAAGGATGGTGTTGGAAGGATGTAGAAATACTCTATGGAATTAATGGTAGACCTGAAGTTAGACTCAAAAACAAGGCATTAGAAGTAGTTCTTCAAAGAGGTGTGAGAGAGATTAAGTTAAGTTTGTCACATACCCATAAATATGCTGTAGCTATAGTAATACTTATAAGGTGATCCTTATGAAAGATTCTCCTATTGAGCTTTTAAGAGAAAAGATATCACATTTGAAAAAGTTAGTTGGAAAAATTTTAATTCCTGACTATTCTGAGGCCTCAAAATATGCCGAAGAATATATTATAAAAAGGCAAGAAATACAAGAGTTAATAGAGAAAATTAAGAGTTTAGGCGTATCAATAGA
Coding sequences:
- the glmM gene encoding phosphoglucosamine mutase, whose amino-acid sequence is MRKFFGTDGIRGIVNEILTPELAYKLSRAIIGYFKDVKKKKVIIGSDTRNSKDMLKSALIAGFTSGGMDILDVGVVSTPSLSYLVKKYDDVLLGIMISASHNPVEYNGIKIFKSDGFKLEDNVEATIEEYILREDDYFRASPREIGVIYNFTQALEDYKNYLKEIIGEDFRGYKIMLDCAFGSLSEIAPTVFKELGAEVIAYNTNYNGININDNCGAVYPEIGRNLFLKSGAHIGFTYDGDGDRVIAFSEDGEIVDGDVLIGIFAKYLKERGLLRGNKIVGTVMTNLGLEEYLKRLGIGLIRAKVGDRYVLEEILKNNLNLGGETSGHIILFDYMPTGDGLLTSLFLLKILKERGIKLSDLAKEIRIFPQVHEKIHIKDIYITEEDEKEFRGIAEEVINGKNIRYIVRKSGTEPVIRITVEGDVPKEDLTNIALEIKNRIIDFLRRSKRQDLPSKGVS
- the rplM gene encoding 50S ribosomal protein L13 — its product is MKTFMAKKEEIKREWYVVDAKGKVLGRLASEIAKILRGKHKPIYTPHVDTGDFVIVVNAKDVVLTGKKEQQKIYFFHSGYPGGHRLISAKDMRAKSPEKMIYLAVKGMLPKGPLGRKMLKKLKVYAGPEHPHQAQKPKELNI
- the amrS gene encoding AmmeMemoRadiSam system radical SAM enzyme, producing MKEALYYQRLENQKVQCLLCPHHCIIAPGKRGICGVRENIEGTLYSLVYGKASSIALDPIEKKPLYHFYPGSAILSIGTVGCNFKCPFCQNWSISQVTPEDIFLEEVNKDLLLGLALKNGSIGISYTYNEPFIWYEFVLDVAKYFKENNLKNVLVTNGFVEVEPFLEMAPYIDAMNIDIKSINEEFYRNLCKGSLKNVKKIIEIAYSKGIHIELTNLIIPGYNDSKEEIIALIDYVASISPDIPLHFTRYFPAYKFTVPPTPIEILRFAYKEARKKLNFVYLGNIWDVEGSTTFCPKCGKDLIVREGYFIRKNLLKTSNICPYCDTSIPIHVGGR
- the rpsI gene encoding 30S ribosomal protein S9, translating into MLEFTSQDVKVIHEVGGRKTSRVKVWLRFPGEGKIIVNDKPLEEYFGGRIFFHKIAKKPLELTGMLDQVDVVAQAIGGGVSAQAQALAHGIAKALVALKEDWRTLLKKEGLLKRDPREKERKKYGLKRARRAPQYSKR
- the amrA gene encoding AmmeMemoRadiSam system protein A, which translates into the protein MDLREYIVGLARKAIETYLREGKIITPPPDLPDYLKKRAGTFVSLHKRSTGELRGCIGTILPTTSNIAEEIIRNAISAATEDPRFPPVTLDELDDIEISVDVLSPLEEVRDIRELDPKKYGVVVEKGWRRGVLLPDLEGVDTIEDQLSIALAKAGISPYENFKVYRFSVTRFKE
- the acpS gene encoding holo-ACP synthase, which encodes MENVTLEVGLDIVEIERIKKACEKHKSFKERIYSHEELRQLGNRKDIYASLAARFAAKEAFIKALGGRYEGWCWKDVEILYGINGRPEVRLKNKALEVVLQRGVREIKLSLSHTHKYAVAIVILIR
- the glmS gene encoding glutamine--fructose-6-phosphate transaminase (isomerizing); this encodes MCGIFGYVGNKNCIPYIISGLEKLEYRGYDSAGIAYLKDKNLEIKKIVGKVQNLKEILDFNDFSNVGIGHTRWATHGGISVENAHPHTDCEGNIAVVHNGIIENYKELKNFLMSKGHKFRSQTDTEIVPHLLEEMVDKEGMNLEEALKELFKKLEGAFALLIIDKRRSSILYALRKQSPLIVGFGTGENFVASDIPALGDYTERFYYLKDNQMAIVSDKEIKVYDLKTNNYIEVEPIIVPQDGIRAEKNGYPHFMLKEIFEQPLVVRRILSTLERDKDKFIFEDIKNVDISWEKIRKVFIVGCGTSYHAGYYAKFLWEKELPYFIEVELASQMHHRNLNIPEETLFITISQSGETADVISTLRKVKENGFKVLSLVNNPQSTVARESDYFINLRAGVEIGVAATKTFMAELVYLELLKEYIKSRLYNIKIDLDKWNMLPTYLESYLSQIKDRVFEVAKKYYHKRNFLYLARGKNFPLALEGALKLKEISYIHAEGIPAGEMKHGPIALLDPETPVFGIVYKDETYSKMINNLEEAKARKAPIIAIGNEWDEKLESLVDDLIPVPNVDPFYYPYMGAMVLQLFAYHVANLLGREIDQPRNLAKSVTVE